A part of Neoarius graeffei isolate fNeoGra1 chromosome 8, fNeoGra1.pri, whole genome shotgun sequence genomic DNA contains:
- the si:dkey-74k8.3 gene encoding uncharacterized protein si:dkey-74k8.3, with translation MLLESAFRLGYRLTDVVESLRLHVDSVVGAHTTKNCLTFLDMALQFVAEGAAGGLNVIAVYIAEILHATGVGDPVSIPRFTPEGMASAAKWMLLAVISYFLLCAVLHLAVALLRRGFWMLKIIMVMWLFIWIISDPKASSDITIARLFLLVVFSAVWSVAAREKNRMDLSSLENRLKSLEGRVAMMEKSKMKG, from the exons ATGCTACTCGAGAGCGCATTCAGACTTGGCTACAGACTGACGGACGTGGTGGAGAGTCTACGCCTCCATGTGGACTCGGTAGTTGGAGCTCACACAACAAAGAATTGTTTGACA TTCTTGGACATGGCGCTGCAGTTTGTAGCAGAAGGTGCTGCCGGCGGCCTCAACGTCATCGCCGTTTACATAGCTGAGATTCTGCACGCCACCGGAGTAGGCG ATCCTGTGTCTATCCCTCGCTTCACCCCTGAGGGCATGGCCTCTGCAGCGAAGTGGATGCTACTGGCGGTGATCAGTTACTTTCTGCTGTGCGCCGTGTTGCATTTAGCTGTAGCATTGTTACGGAGGGGATTCTGGATGCTGAAGATCATCATGGTCATGTGGCTCTTCATTTGGATCATCAGTGATCCAAAAGCCTCCTCCGACATCACGATTGCACGTTTGTTCCTGCTGGTGGTGTTCTCCGCTGTGTGGAGCGTAGCTGCTCGAGAGAAGAACAGGATGGACCTGAGCAGCCTGGAGAATCGACTGAAGAGTTTGGAGGGTAGAGTGGCCATGATGGAGAAGAGTAAAATGAAGGGATGA